Below is a genomic region from bacterium.
AATCTCGCAGCAGCATGCGGAGTTCATCGCCGGCGACGCGGGCGTCACCGTTCGCGACCTCGATTCGCGAAACGGCACGCTCATCAACAATCGCGCGGCGCGAAGCGTCAGGTTGCGGCACAAGGACACGATTGTCGTCGGGCACACCAAGCTGAAATTCCTGGATCCGGCCAGCGTCGCCGAGCGCGCGCGCCTGAATGTCGAGGGCTCCGAAACCTGGAAAGAGGCCGGACTTCGGGACGAGCAGCGACTATCCCCGACCGCCGTCGTCGGCATTTTCGGCGCCTTTGTTCTCGTTTTCATGGTCCTCGTCTGGTATTTTCTGCTTTGATCCGACTTGGCGCCTTGGCAAACCCCCCAAAATTCTGATAATGACGCGTTTCCGAAACGTCCCGTCATCGGTAAGCAAGGAGCATGCAATGAAATTCGGGCGATTTGCGCACGCATTTGTTTTTGTCGCGGCCGTTCTTGCCGCGTTTTTCGTCTCGGCCTCGATCGCGCACGCGCAGGATGACGACACGGCCGCCGACGACGATGTCGCCGACGACGACGCGGCGGACGACGACGCGGCGGACGACGACGCCACGGACGATGACACGGTTGACGATGACGACGACGCAGGCAGCGACGACGACGCGACGGACGACGATGATGATACCGGCGACGACGACACGCTCGAAGACGACGACGCGGACGAGGACACGGGTCCTCCGGGCGACAACCTCGAGCAGGCTCGCATCAGTTCCGACGACATCGGCGGTTGCAGCGGCTGCTTCTAGCGAATCCCGTCAACGCACGCGAAATTTCACGGCGGCCCCGGTCCAGTTCCGGGGCCGTTTTGTGTTAGTCTCGTTCCCTGACGCGAAGGCGAAACGGGAGATGCCTTGAACGAGACCTGGCGCGACGATTTACGACGGCTCAAAGGGCGGCGCTTCGCCTATTGGGCGGCCGTCGCGTCCATACTTTTTCACCTGCTCGCGCTTGCCGTTTTCTGGCTGTTGCCCGCACCCGAGCGATCGGCCGACGGCGACGCCCCCGTCTGGATCGACCTGTCGCAGGTGGACGCGCCGCTTCCGCCGAGTGCGGGAAAGGTCGTCACCGCGCCGCTGCCGGCAAACCAACGCCCACCGGAGGACGCGCGGTATCTGGCGGAGCGGTCGCACCGCGCGGACACGCAGACGCATCGCGCGGACGTGCCCATCAACGAGTTTCAGGGCGAGGTCGGAACGCGCGGTCAGTCCCCAAAGCCGGGTCGCAAGGCGGGCGCCCCGAAGCCCTCGCGCCGCTATGAGATTCCCGAGGTCGGCGAAGGCATGCGTCCGAAAACCGAGGGTGCCGGCGAAGGCGCGGCCGGCCAAGGCGAGAAGGCCACGCAAAAATCGCTCGACGATTTGATTGACTCGGTCGGCTACCAGGCCAGTCGCGATGGCGCAAGCGGCGCCGCCGGCGGCGGGAACGTATCGCCCTACAATCCCGATTCGGGCGTGCCGGGAAATGCAATTAGCCTCAACACCCGCGAGTTCAAGTATTTCGGCTATTTTTCCGGCCTGAAGGAGAAAATCGAGTGGGCGTGGGTCTACCCGCAGGACGCCATGTATCGCGGGCAGCAGGGCCAGCTCACGCTTGCCTTCACGATCCTGCGTTCGGGGCGGCTGAAAGAGATCAAGCTCGTGCGTACGAGCGGTTTTCCGCTCCTCGACCAGGGAGCCCGGCGCGCCGTCGAGGACGCGGCCGATTTTT
It encodes:
- a CDS encoding energy transducer TonB → MNETWRDDLRRLKGRRFAYWAAVASILFHLLALAVFWLLPAPERSADGDAPVWIDLSQVDAPLPPSAGKVVTAPLPANQRPPEDARYLAERSHRADTQTHRADVPINEFQGEVGTRGQSPKPGRKAGAPKPSRRYEIPEVGEGMRPKTEGAGEGAAGQGEKATQKSLDDLIDSVGYQASRDGASGAAGGGNVSPYNPDSGVPGNAISLNTREFKYFGYFSGLKEKIEWAWVYPQDAMYRGQQGQLTLAFTILRSGRLKEIKLVRTSGFPLLDQGARRAVEDAADFSPFPESWPDEELTIVGTFAYRLYGAKSVF